A single genomic interval of Saccharothrix saharensis harbors:
- a CDS encoding uracil-xanthine permease family protein, with translation MALWTVRGDGRPTDGDAIAPQERLSWPRTIGFGAQHLVAMAGATILVPATTGLPVSTTLLFSGVGTLLFLLITRNRVPSYLGASFAFIAPLSAARDEGIAAQLGGVLAAGLLVIIIGVAVKALGVRLLEAVMPPAVTGAVVVLIGLNLSHRATDSFSEQPLLAAVTLGVILLCGVLGRGTAFRFSILIGVLAGWALGFWLGLVDTAAVGRAAWFGLPEFHAPELRPSVTLLVLPVVIVLVAEGVGHVKAIGALTGRNLDGNVGDSIIANGVSTALAGFGGGSGTTTYSENIGVMGVTRVFSTAAYAVTGVAAVLMSFSPKVTAVLATIPAGVVGGATLVLLGLISLVGVRVWTDNRVDLANPGNALVGGAALVAGVGDLTLELGDMELGGLVWGSLLVVILHPLLRWLGTIRKA, from the coding sequence GTGGCGTTGTGGACCGTGCGCGGCGATGGCCGCCCCACCGATGGTGATGCCATCGCGCCGCAGGAGCGGCTGAGCTGGCCGCGCACCATCGGCTTCGGCGCCCAGCACCTGGTCGCCATGGCAGGCGCCACGATCCTCGTCCCCGCCACCACCGGCCTCCCGGTCAGCACCACCCTGCTGTTCTCCGGCGTCGGCACCCTGCTGTTCCTGCTGATCACCCGCAACCGCGTGCCCAGCTACCTCGGCGCGTCCTTCGCGTTCATCGCGCCGCTGTCCGCCGCCCGGGACGAGGGCATCGCCGCGCAGCTCGGCGGCGTGCTCGCGGCCGGCCTCCTGGTGATCATCATCGGGGTGGCGGTGAAGGCCCTGGGCGTGCGGCTGCTGGAGGCCGTGATGCCGCCGGCGGTGACCGGCGCGGTGGTCGTGCTGATCGGGCTCAACCTGTCGCACCGGGCCACCGACTCGTTCTCCGAGCAGCCGCTGCTGGCCGCGGTCACGCTGGGCGTGATCCTGCTGTGCGGCGTGCTGGGGCGCGGCACGGCGTTCCGCTTCTCCATCCTCATCGGCGTGCTCGCCGGGTGGGCGCTGGGCTTCTGGCTCGGCCTGGTCGACACGGCCGCGGTGGGCCGGGCCGCGTGGTTCGGGCTGCCCGAGTTCCACGCGCCGGAACTGCGGCCGTCGGTCACCCTGCTGGTGCTGCCGGTGGTGATCGTGCTGGTCGCGGAGGGCGTTGGTCACGTGAAGGCGATCGGCGCGCTGACCGGCCGCAACCTCGACGGCAACGTCGGCGACTCGATCATCGCCAACGGCGTGTCCACCGCGCTGGCCGGGTTCGGCGGCGGGTCCGGCACCACCACCTACTCCGAGAACATCGGCGTGATGGGCGTGACCAGGGTCTTCTCCACCGCCGCGTACGCGGTGACCGGGGTGGCCGCGGTGCTGATGTCGTTCTCGCCGAAGGTCACCGCCGTGCTCGCGACCATCCCGGCGGGCGTGGTCGGCGGGGCGACGCTGGTGCTGCTCGGCCTGATCAGCCTGGTCGGCGTGCGCGTGTGGACGGACAACCGGGTCGACCTCGCCAACCCGGGCAACGCGCTGGTCGGCGGCGCGGCCCTGGTCGCGGGCGTGGGCGACCTGACGCTGGAGCTGGGCGACATGGAGCTGGGCGGCCTGGTCTGGGGCTCGCTGCTGGTGGTCATCCTGCACCCGCTCCTGCGCTGGCTGGGCACCATCCGCAAGGCGTAG
- a CDS encoding quinone-dependent dihydroorotate dehydrogenase has translation MVYKSVVRKALFRMHGGDAERVHETTLGVLARLSPAAKLVRRKPAAGRTVFGVRFPNPVGLAAGLDKNGRALPAWGALGFGFVEVGTVTRHPQPGNPKPRLFRLRDSEAIINRMGFNNDGALELANRLDRLGPLAVPLGISLGKSKVTPVEDAVEDYRTSLRALYRHGDYFAINISSPNTPGLRSLQDRGALTELLSALNDTARELAGAKPVKPILVKIAPDLTEPAIAELLEVCAAHGVSGLIATNTTVSRDGLAPADRRLAHEAGGLSGRPLAARAREVVRFVSRETDGRLPIIGVGGIAGPDDAKRMLDAGASLLQVYTGFIYEGPGLVRRINRALR, from the coding sequence GTGGTCTACAAGAGCGTGGTGCGCAAGGCGTTGTTCCGGATGCACGGCGGCGACGCGGAGCGGGTCCACGAGACCACCCTCGGCGTGCTGGCGCGGCTGAGCCCGGCGGCGAAGCTCGTGCGGCGCAAGCCGGCGGCCGGGCGCACCGTGTTCGGCGTCCGGTTCCCCAACCCGGTCGGGCTGGCGGCCGGGCTGGACAAGAACGGCCGGGCGCTGCCCGCGTGGGGCGCGCTCGGGTTCGGGTTCGTCGAGGTCGGCACGGTCACCCGGCACCCGCAGCCGGGCAACCCGAAGCCGCGCCTGTTCCGGTTGCGCGACAGCGAGGCGATCATCAACCGGATGGGCTTCAACAACGACGGCGCCCTGGAGCTGGCCAACCGGCTCGACCGCCTCGGCCCGCTGGCCGTGCCGCTGGGCATCAGCCTGGGCAAGTCCAAGGTGACGCCGGTCGAGGACGCGGTGGAGGACTACCGGACGTCCCTGCGCGCGCTCTACCGCCACGGCGACTACTTCGCGATCAACATCAGCTCGCCGAACACGCCCGGCCTGCGCAGCCTCCAGGACCGGGGTGCGCTGACCGAGCTGCTGTCCGCCCTGAACGACACCGCGCGCGAGCTGGCCGGGGCGAAGCCGGTCAAGCCGATCCTGGTCAAGATCGCGCCGGACCTGACCGAGCCGGCGATCGCCGAGCTGCTGGAGGTGTGCGCGGCGCACGGGGTCAGCGGCCTGATCGCGACCAACACCACGGTGTCGCGCGACGGGCTGGCCCCCGCCGACCGGCGCCTGGCGCACGAGGCGGGCGGGCTGAGCGGGCGGCCGCTGGCGGCGCGGGCCCGCGAGGTGGTGCGGTTCGTCAGCCGGGAGACCGACGGCAGGCTGCCGATCATCGGCGTCGGCGGCATCGCGGGCCCGGACGACGCGAAGCGGATGCTGGACGCGGGCGCGAGCCTGCTCCAGGTCTACACGGGCTTCATCTACGAGGGCCCCGGGCTGGTCCGGCGCATCAACCGCGCCCTGCGCTGA
- a CDS encoding DNA-formamidopyrimidine glycosylase family protein, giving the protein MPEGDTVFLAGRRLDEALAGRTLLRGELRHPRWATADLSGRDVLGVRSVGKHLFTRFSGDLSLHSHFRMDGAWHLYRPGERWQRPGHQVRALLEVPERVAVGFALHDLELLPTDQESRLVGHLGPDLLGGWDDERAAEAVARLVADPDRELGLALLDQRVVAGVGNLYKAEVCFLLGVSPWSPVSAVDPAEVVRLARKLLLANAWRPEQSTTGLLGRGRQHWVFERAGKPCLRCGTRVRVGGQGAGVLERPAYWCPRCQPGPIA; this is encoded by the coding sequence GTGCCCGAGGGTGACACGGTCTTCCTGGCCGGCCGCCGCCTGGACGAGGCGCTGGCCGGCCGCACGCTGCTGCGCGGCGAGCTGCGCCACCCGAGGTGGGCCACCGCGGACCTGAGCGGGCGGGACGTGCTGGGTGTGCGCTCGGTCGGCAAGCACCTGTTCACCCGGTTCTCCGGCGACCTGAGCCTGCACAGCCACTTCCGGATGGACGGCGCGTGGCACCTCTACCGGCCCGGCGAGCGCTGGCAACGGCCCGGGCACCAGGTGCGGGCGCTGCTGGAGGTGCCGGAGCGGGTCGCGGTGGGGTTCGCGCTGCACGACCTGGAGCTGCTGCCGACCGACCAGGAGTCGCGGCTGGTCGGCCACCTGGGGCCGGACCTGCTGGGCGGGTGGGACGACGAACGCGCCGCCGAGGCGGTCGCCCGGCTCGTCGCCGACCCGGACCGCGAGCTGGGGCTCGCCCTGCTCGACCAGCGCGTGGTGGCGGGCGTGGGGAACCTCTACAAGGCCGAGGTGTGCTTCCTGCTCGGCGTCTCCCCGTGGAGCCCCGTGTCGGCGGTGGACCCCGCGGAGGTCGTGCGGTTGGCGCGCAAGCTGCTGCTGGCCAACGCGTGGCGGCCGGAGCAGAGCACGACCGGTCTGCTGGGACGGGGACGGCAGCACTGGGTGTTCGAGCGCGCCGGCAAGCCGTGCCTGAGATGCGGGACGAGGGTGCGCGTCGGTGGGCAGGGCGCGGGCGTGCTGGAGCGTCCCGCGTACTGGTGCCCGCGCTGCCAGCCAGGGCCGATCGCTTAG
- a CDS encoding LysE family translocator, which yields MSTAALLAFTVAAVLLTITPGLDTMMLLRMVLGGGRKAGVIGGFGTTLGCLVWGAASIAGLTALLVASRLAYDVVRYAGAAYLLWLGGSALWKSWRGRLERPVDVPSTTSAQALRTGLTTNLLNPKIGVFYLSLLPQFLPADQASAGWGALLVGVHVAIGQVWQLVVVWLAGRAVVVLTRPAVRRWTERLTASVLVGFGLKVALDSGARG from the coding sequence GTGAGCACGGCGGCTCTCCTGGCGTTCACCGTCGCGGCCGTCCTGCTCACGATCACGCCCGGCCTGGACACCATGATGCTGTTGCGCATGGTGCTGGGCGGTGGCCGCAAGGCCGGTGTGATCGGCGGGTTCGGCACCACGTTGGGCTGCCTGGTGTGGGGCGCGGCGAGCATCGCCGGGCTGACCGCGCTGCTGGTGGCGTCCCGGCTCGCCTACGACGTCGTGCGGTACGCGGGCGCGGCGTACCTGCTGTGGCTGGGCGGGTCGGCGCTGTGGAAGTCGTGGCGCGGCCGGCTCGAACGGCCCGTCGACGTGCCGTCGACCACCTCCGCGCAGGCGTTGCGGACCGGGCTCACCACGAACCTGCTCAACCCGAAGATCGGTGTGTTCTACCTGAGCCTGCTCCCCCAGTTCCTGCCGGCCGACCAGGCGTCGGCCGGGTGGGGCGCGCTGCTGGTCGGCGTGCACGTGGCCATCGGCCAGGTGTGGCAGCTCGTGGTGGTGTGGCTGGCCGGGCGGGCGGTGGTCGTGCTGACCAGGCCCGCGGTGCGGCGGTGGACCGAGCGGCTCACCGCGTCCGTGCTGGTCGGGTTCGGCCTGAAAGTGGCCTTGGACAGCGGTGCCCGAGGGTGA
- a CDS encoding ParA family protein, translating to MHTVAVLSLKGGVGKTTVALGLASAALRRGVRTLVIDLDPQCNATSTLEPDDTEASIYDVLQDPSRDTLDKAIAPSAWGDGVDVLAGSEDAESLNHPDPGETRLGRLREALRLLQDDEEPYQLVLLDCPPSLGQLTRSALVAADRALLVTEPTMFAVAGVQRAFEAVQAEREHNEDLQPLGVVVNRVRPRSHEHQFRIDELRDIFGPLVMPVALPDRLAVQQAQGACMPIHEWGTPGAREVALAFNLLLARILRISRSRRRAVHHDFDDEEIEEAVDA from the coding sequence GTGCATACGGTGGCGGTGCTCAGCCTCAAGGGTGGCGTTGGGAAGACGACGGTCGCGCTCGGCCTGGCGTCGGCGGCGCTGCGGCGCGGCGTCCGCACGCTGGTCATCGACCTCGATCCGCAGTGCAACGCCACTTCGACGCTCGAACCCGACGACACCGAGGCCAGCATCTACGACGTGCTGCAGGACCCGAGCCGCGACACGCTGGACAAGGCCATCGCGCCCAGCGCGTGGGGCGACGGCGTGGACGTGCTGGCCGGGTCGGAGGACGCGGAGTCGTTGAACCACCCCGACCCGGGCGAGACGCGGCTCGGCCGGCTGCGCGAGGCGCTGCGGCTGCTCCAGGACGACGAGGAGCCCTACCAGCTGGTGCTGCTGGACTGCCCGCCGTCGCTGGGCCAGCTGACCCGGTCGGCGCTGGTGGCGGCGGACCGCGCGCTGCTGGTGACCGAGCCGACGATGTTCGCGGTGGCCGGTGTGCAGCGGGCGTTCGAGGCGGTGCAGGCCGAGCGCGAGCACAACGAGGACCTGCAGCCGCTGGGCGTGGTGGTGAACCGGGTGCGGCCGAGGTCGCACGAGCACCAGTTCCGCATCGACGAGCTGCGCGACATCTTCGGGCCGCTGGTGATGCCGGTGGCGTTGCCGGACCGGCTCGCCGTGCAGCAGGCGCAGGGCGCGTGCATGCCGATCCACGAGTGGGGCACGCCGGGCGCGCGCGAGGTCGCGCTGGCGTTCAACCTGCTGCTCGCCCGGATACTGCGGATCAGCCGCAGCAGGCGCCGGGCCGTGCACCACGACTTCGACGACGAGGAGATCGAGGAAGCGGTGGACGCGTGA
- a CDS encoding class I SAM-dependent methyltransferase, whose translation MRPDAVHRVLDAELTAARDRRGGEPPRVLDVGGGSGVWAVPLAVAGCSVTVVDPSPDALATLHRRAADEGVLDRVTAVQGDTDALDRDASADLVLGHGLLEVVDDAGAALAALAAATVPGGAVSLLVANRYAAVLHRAIAGRLVDARRLLDDEAGQLAGTRDPLLRRFDVAGLEALVLAAGLKVELVQGHGVVSDLVPGSVLETSPGAAEALAELELAASTRSPLRDVAARLHVLGRKPA comes from the coding sequence ATGCGACCGGACGCCGTACACAGGGTGCTCGACGCCGAGCTGACCGCCGCGCGCGACCGCCGGGGCGGTGAACCGCCGCGCGTGCTCGACGTGGGCGGCGGCAGCGGCGTGTGGGCCGTGCCGCTGGCCGTGGCCGGGTGCTCGGTGACGGTGGTCGACCCGAGCCCGGACGCGCTGGCGACGTTGCACCGCCGTGCGGCCGACGAGGGCGTGCTGGACCGCGTCACCGCTGTCCAGGGCGACACGGACGCGTTGGACCGGGACGCCTCGGCGGACCTCGTGCTGGGGCACGGCCTGCTGGAGGTCGTGGACGACGCCGGTGCCGCGCTGGCCGCGCTGGCCGCCGCCACGGTGCCGGGCGGCGCGGTGTCCTTGCTGGTGGCGAACCGGTACGCGGCCGTGCTGCACCGGGCCATCGCAGGCCGGCTGGTCGACGCGCGGCGGCTGCTGGACGACGAGGCCGGTCAGCTCGCGGGCACGCGCGACCCGTTGCTGCGCCGGTTCGACGTGGCCGGGCTGGAGGCGTTGGTGCTGGCCGCGGGCCTGAAGGTGGAGCTGGTGCAGGGGCACGGCGTGGTGTCGGACCTGGTGCCGGGCTCGGTGCTGGAGACCAGCCCCGGCGCCGCGGAGGCGTTGGCCGAGCTGGAGCTGGCCGCGTCGACCCGTTCGCCGCTGCGCGACGTGGCCGCCCGGTTGCACGTCCTGGGCCGAAAGCCCGCCTGA
- a CDS encoding sigma-70 family RNA polymerase sigma factor: MAGPAPENLEDDVRAAVAGDERAVAAVLAAVRPLVVRYCRARVGRQERSATSADDVAQDVCLALLTALPTYKDHGRPFLAFVYGIAAHKVADAHRAALRNRAEPVPELPDTPDDEHVGPEQSALRLELSQRMGELLRLLPDKQREILVLRVVVGLTADQTADAVDATPGAVRVAQHRALTRLRREIDRALVTQRSR, translated from the coding sequence ATGGCCGGACCCGCGCCCGAGAACCTGGAGGACGACGTCCGCGCCGCGGTCGCCGGTGACGAGCGGGCGGTCGCCGCGGTGCTGGCCGCCGTCCGGCCGCTGGTGGTGCGCTACTGCCGCGCCCGCGTGGGCCGGCAGGAGCGGTCGGCCACGTCGGCCGACGACGTGGCCCAGGACGTGTGCCTGGCCTTGTTGACCGCGTTGCCGACGTACAAGGACCACGGCCGGCCGTTCCTGGCCTTCGTGTACGGCATCGCGGCCCACAAAGTCGCCGACGCGCACCGCGCGGCGTTGCGCAACCGCGCCGAGCCGGTGCCCGAGCTGCCCGACACCCCGGACGACGAGCACGTGGGCCCGGAGCAGTCGGCGCTGCGTCTGGAGCTGTCGCAGCGGATGGGCGAGCTGCTGCGGCTGCTGCCCGACAAGCAGCGGGAGATCCTCGTCCTGCGGGTGGTGGTCGGGCTCACGGCCGACCAGACCGCCGACGCCGTCGACGCCACGCCCGGCGCGGTCCGGGTCGCGCAGCACCGCGCGTTGACCCGCCTCCGCCGGGAGATCGACCGAGCTCTCGTCACGCAGCGCAGCCGCTAA
- a CDS encoding sigma-70 family RNA polymerase sigma factor, with protein MTAVVVGFSVVPSLRGNAGRAVVSVPGEDAPSSSSARGEGGPESYVEAAVRGDRRAVEALLAEIRPVIVKYCRARVGHGQRSSASAEDVAQEVCLAVLKALPNYREQGRPFLAFVYGIAAHKVADAHRASARNRAESVPELPDGAGVEPGPEQRALHGELSERMGRLLNVLPDRQREILVLRVVLGLSAEETATAVGSTPGAVRVAQHRALTRLRKALDEAQHGA; from the coding sequence ATGACAGCTGTGGTGGTTGGGTTTTCGGTGGTGCCGTCACTTCGCGGCAACGCGGGGAGGGCGGTGGTGTCCGTGCCGGGCGAGGACGCGCCGTCCTCCTCATCGGCACGTGGGGAAGGGGGTCCGGAGTCGTACGTCGAAGCGGCGGTCAGGGGTGACCGGCGGGCGGTCGAGGCGTTGCTGGCCGAGATCAGACCCGTGATCGTGAAGTACTGCCGGGCCAGGGTCGGCCACGGTCAGCGGTCGTCGGCGTCGGCGGAGGACGTGGCCCAGGAGGTCTGCCTCGCCGTGCTCAAGGCGCTGCCCAACTACCGGGAGCAGGGCCGGCCGTTCCTGGCGTTCGTCTACGGCATCGCGGCGCACAAGGTCGCCGACGCGCACCGGGCTTCGGCGCGCAACCGGGCCGAGTCCGTGCCGGAGCTGCCCGACGGCGCGGGCGTCGAGCCCGGCCCCGAGCAGCGGGCGCTGCACGGCGAGCTGTCCGAGCGGATGGGCCGGCTGCTCAACGTCCTGCCGGACCGGCAGCGCGAGATCCTGGTGCTGCGCGTCGTGCTCGGCCTGTCCGCCGAGGAGACCGCGACGGCCGTCGGCTCCACGCCCGGCGCGGTCCGGGTGGCCCAGCACCGGGCCCTGACCAGGTTGCGCAAGGCGTTGGACGAGGCGCAGCACGGCGCGTGA
- a CDS encoding glutamine synthetase family protein — translation MDTAEREHRRALAAELVDDLLEQDVVAVALTWVDHSGITRVKSVPLAGLPRAAADGVGASPVFDAFLLDDTIVAGRHAGGPVGDLRLRPDLDRLTVLAGQPGWAWAPADRFDQRGEPHPQDERGLARAVADRLTVHGYEVRAGFEVEWVVGHGDTDEFRPAATGPAYGHARQVELSDYAADLLSALAEQDVEVLQFHPEYAPGQFELSTTPEDPVHAADTSVLVRETVRAITLRHGLRPSFSPKVTADGVGNGGHLHLSLWRDGRNLFDGGAGWFGLTEDAEAFAAGVLRRLPALCAIGVPSVAGYLRLVPRHWAGAFAVWGLENREAALRLVAGRDLEVKCYDLSANPYLVVAATMAAGLAGVVDRARLPEPVGVDPASVPDAERLPTCLEEAVAAFEADEVLAEAFGAEFAATIVDVRRGEIARFADCSPEEVAALTRWRH, via the coding sequence ATGGACACAGCGGAACGGGAGCACCGTCGCGCGCTGGCGGCCGAGCTGGTGGACGACCTGCTGGAGCAGGACGTGGTCGCGGTCGCGCTCACCTGGGTCGACCACAGCGGCATCACGCGGGTCAAGTCCGTGCCGCTCGCCGGGTTGCCCAGGGCCGCCGCGGACGGCGTCGGCGCGTCGCCGGTGTTCGACGCGTTCCTGCTGGACGACACGATCGTCGCCGGGCGGCACGCGGGCGGCCCCGTCGGCGACCTGCGGCTGCGCCCCGACCTGGACCGGCTCACCGTGCTCGCGGGCCAGCCCGGCTGGGCCTGGGCCCCGGCCGACCGCTTCGACCAGCGGGGCGAGCCGCACCCGCAGGACGAGCGCGGCCTGGCCCGGGCGGTGGCCGACCGGCTCACCGTGCACGGCTACGAGGTGCGGGCGGGCTTCGAGGTGGAGTGGGTCGTCGGGCACGGCGACACCGACGAGTTCCGGCCCGCCGCCACCGGGCCCGCCTACGGCCACGCCCGCCAGGTCGAGCTGTCGGACTACGCGGCGGACCTGCTGTCGGCGCTGGCCGAGCAGGACGTCGAGGTGCTGCAGTTCCACCCCGAGTACGCGCCGGGCCAGTTCGAGCTGTCCACCACGCCCGAGGACCCGGTGCACGCGGCGGACACGTCCGTGCTGGTGCGGGAGACGGTCCGGGCCATCACCCTGCGGCACGGCCTGCGCCCGTCGTTCTCGCCGAAGGTCACCGCCGACGGCGTCGGCAACGGCGGCCACCTGCACCTGAGCCTGTGGCGCGACGGCCGCAACCTGTTCGACGGCGGTGCCGGCTGGTTCGGCCTGACCGAGGACGCCGAGGCGTTCGCGGCGGGCGTGCTGCGGCGGCTGCCCGCGCTGTGCGCGATCGGCGTGCCCTCGGTGGCGGGCTACCTGCGGCTGGTGCCCCGGCACTGGGCGGGCGCGTTCGCGGTGTGGGGCCTGGAGAACCGGGAGGCGGCGCTGCGCCTGGTCGCGGGCCGCGACCTGGAGGTCAAGTGCTACGACCTGTCGGCGAACCCGTACCTCGTGGTGGCGGCCACGATGGCGGCGGGGCTGGCCGGGGTCGTGGACCGGGCGCGGCTGCCCGAGCCGGTCGGCGTGGACCCGGCCTCGGTCCCGGACGCCGAGCGCCTGCCGACGTGCCTGGAGGAGGCGGTGGCGGCGTTCGAGGCGGACGAGGTGCTGGCCGAGGCGTTCGGCGCGGAGTTCGCCGCGACCATCGTCGACGTGCGGCGCGGCGAGATCGCCCGGTTCGCCGACTGCTCACCGGAGGAGGTCGCCGCGCTGACCCGCTGGCGGCACTGA
- a CDS encoding amidohydrolase family protein codes for MDRLLPCVGALRLVDHHCHGVLGVDLDRAGFESNLTEAGSVSPLGTSLFDSSLGLAVRRWCGPLLDLPPLAPADEYLARRRSLGAAEVNRTLVSAAEISMFLVDRGLWPEGFAGPAVFTGSRELAVLRLERLAEDVVPAGASVFPARVREALNSTGAVAAKSIAAYRVGLDLDPARPSDAEVVAAADRWLASGSGRCADAVISRFLVWEALDRGLPVQVHVGYGDADLTLHRCDPSLLTDLLRATEPLGVPVVLLHNYPFHRTAGYLAQVFPHVFVDVGLATHAVAHQASRVLAEALEVVPFGKFLFSTDAYALAELYYLGALTFRRALSDFLSAGLREHAFALADAERIARLIGWENAQRVYRLE; via the coding sequence GTGGACCGGTTGCTGCCTTGCGTGGGTGCGTTGCGCCTCGTGGACCACCACTGCCACGGGGTGCTGGGCGTCGACCTGGATCGCGCCGGGTTCGAGTCGAACCTGACCGAGGCCGGGTCGGTGTCGCCGCTGGGCACGTCGTTGTTCGACTCGTCGCTGGGCCTGGCGGTACGGCGCTGGTGTGGGCCTTTGCTGGACCTGCCACCCCTCGCGCCGGCCGACGAGTACCTGGCGCGGCGGCGGTCGCTGGGCGCGGCCGAGGTGAACCGGACGCTGGTGTCGGCGGCCGAGATCTCGATGTTCCTGGTGGACCGCGGCCTGTGGCCGGAGGGGTTCGCGGGGCCCGCCGTGTTCACCGGTTCGCGTGAACTTGCGGTGCTGCGGTTGGAGCGGTTGGCGGAGGACGTCGTGCCCGCAGGTGCCTCGGTGTTCCCGGCCCGCGTGCGGGAGGCGTTGAACTCGACCGGGGCGGTCGCGGCGAAGTCGATCGCGGCCTACCGGGTGGGGCTGGACCTCGACCCGGCCCGGCCGTCGGACGCCGAGGTGGTGGCGGCGGCCGACCGGTGGCTCGCCTCGGGGTCCGGCCGGTGCGCGGACGCCGTGATCAGCCGGTTCCTGGTGTGGGAGGCGCTGGACCGGGGGCTGCCCGTGCAGGTCCACGTCGGGTACGGGGACGCGGACCTGACGCTGCACCGGTGCGACCCGTCGCTGCTCACCGATCTGCTGCGGGCCACGGAGCCGCTCGGCGTGCCGGTCGTGCTGCTGCACAACTACCCGTTCCACCGCACCGCCGGGTACCTGGCGCAGGTGTTCCCGCACGTGTTCGTGGACGTGGGGCTGGCCACGCACGCGGTGGCGCACCAGGCGAGCCGGGTGCTGGCCGAGGCGCTGGAGGTCGTGCCGTTCGGGAAGTTCCTGTTCTCCACCGACGCGTACGCGCTGGCCGAGCTGTACTACCTGGGCGCGCTGACGTTCCGCCGCGCGCTGTCCGATTTCCTGTCCGCCGGGCTGCGGGAGCATGCTTTCGCCCTGGCGGACGCGGAGCGGATCGCTCGCCTGATCGGGTGGGAGAACGCGCAGCGGGTCTACCGCTTGGAGTAG
- a CDS encoding DNA polymerase IV: MDRFRARGDVWPDDTGCSMLHVDMDAFYASVEIRDQPELATKPVVVGGTANRGVVASANYIAREFGVRSAMPTSHARRLAPHAVFVPPNFARYQEVSRGVMAIFRDITPLVEPLSLDEAFLDVGGALKRMRRSPAQIAQLIREQVEQAQGVTCSVGVAPTKFLAKLASGMCKPDGLMVVPRAEVLSFLHPLPVSALWGVGQRTAEHLDRVGLETVADVAATPLPRLRRLIGVALAEHLHALAQGHDDRPVVPSTREKSIGAEETFEVDHFDRELLRRELLRLSERSAATLRARGLRGRTVSIKVRFADFTTITRSRTLRVATDVAQEVYRTASTLLDEQVPPGAVRLIGVRIEQLVEGDDGEQLMFDAPERGWREAEQAADQARSRFGTAAIRPASLLEQGPGRSGLNEPKPDRGDAASRPG, from the coding sequence GTGGACCGCTTCCGCGCGCGCGGCGACGTCTGGCCGGACGACACCGGCTGCTCGATGCTGCACGTGGACATGGACGCCTTCTACGCCTCGGTCGAGATCCGCGACCAGCCGGAGCTGGCGACCAAGCCGGTGGTGGTGGGCGGCACGGCGAACCGGGGCGTGGTCGCGTCGGCCAACTACATCGCCCGCGAGTTCGGCGTGCGCTCGGCCATGCCGACCTCGCACGCGCGCAGGCTCGCGCCGCACGCGGTGTTCGTGCCGCCGAACTTCGCCCGCTACCAGGAGGTCTCGCGCGGGGTGATGGCGATCTTCCGCGACATCACGCCGCTGGTGGAGCCGTTGAGCCTGGACGAGGCGTTCCTGGACGTCGGCGGGGCGCTGAAGCGGATGCGGCGCAGCCCGGCGCAGATCGCGCAGCTGATCCGGGAGCAGGTGGAGCAGGCGCAGGGGGTCACCTGCTCGGTGGGCGTGGCGCCGACGAAGTTCCTGGCCAAGCTCGCGTCCGGGATGTGCAAGCCGGACGGGCTGATGGTCGTGCCGCGGGCCGAGGTGCTGTCGTTCCTGCACCCGTTGCCGGTGTCGGCGCTGTGGGGCGTGGGGCAGCGGACGGCCGAGCACCTGGACCGGGTGGGGCTGGAGACGGTGGCGGACGTGGCCGCGACGCCGTTGCCGCGCCTGCGCCGGCTGATCGGGGTGGCGCTGGCCGAGCACCTGCACGCGCTGGCGCAGGGGCACGACGACCGGCCGGTGGTGCCGTCCACGCGGGAGAAGTCGATCGGCGCGGAGGAGACGTTCGAGGTCGACCACTTCGACCGGGAGCTGCTGCGGCGGGAGTTGCTGCGGCTGTCGGAGCGTTCGGCGGCGACGTTGCGGGCGCGGGGGCTGCGCGGGCGCACGGTGTCGATCAAGGTGCGGTTCGCCGACTTCACCACGATCACCCGGTCGAGGACGTTGCGGGTGGCGACGGACGTGGCGCAGGAGGTCTACAGGACCGCGTCGACCCTGCTGGACGAGCAGGTGCCGCCCGGCGCGGTGCGGTTGATCGGGGTGCGGATCGAGCAGCTGGTCGAGGGTGACGACGGCGAGCAGCTCATGTTCGACGCGCCGGAACGGGGCTGGCGGGAAGCCGAGCAGGCCGCCGACCAGGCACGGTCCCGGTTCGGCACGGCGGCGATCCGGCCGGCCTCCTTGCTGGAGCAGGGCCCGGGGCGGTCCGGGCTGAACGAGCCCAAGCCGGACCGGGGCGATGCGGCTTCCCGGCCCGGCTGA